A stretch of DNA from Candidatus Abawacabacteria bacterium:
AAATCCAACCGACCCTACTCCTCTACCATTGCATTTCCTTCTTGACTGCGCCCTTTAACTGGCATACCGGACCTTGATCCGGTATCCAGCTGAGACAATGTCCCCCTTAAATTACTTATCACTTTGGAGCACTATTGTCCCAGCTGAATACTAAGTCTCGTTTGGTATGACAAGTAGGTTGGGATTGCTGACCACGCTAATTTGTCATCTTTTAGAGACCTACTTTGCTTTGCTCTTTTGAACCCTAATTAAAATTCTAGATTTCAGCTTCTAGATTTCTCCCCCACCCTATTTTACGATATTACATTCTGCTATGATAACGTCGATTTATCTTCCTACTTTTATGGCAGAATTAGAGAATACCCCTTCTACAACACCAGAGCAGCCAAAACCTACTAATGATCAGGTACAAGAATCTATCAATAAGTTCAAAAGTATTACTCAAAAACTTAATAAGAGCGAAAAAATGCATGCTATTGGAGCATTGTTAGTAATAGTCTGTAGTTTCTTACCGGCATACACTTACAGCACTCCTTATTATCAATATAGCCAAAATAATCTTTTTAGTAGTATCGGCTGGTTAAACTTTTTAGCAGCAATAGCAGTATTTGTGCTGGTTATTTTGCCTCAATTGAATGTCAAATTGCCCCCGATGCCAATGCCATTGAGCACTATTTTCATGATTGCCGCCGGCATTGCTGCTGCTTGCAGTATTATTCAGCTACTTTCTTATGTTTTTGATGGTATTGCCGCAGGCAGTCCTTCACTAGGTATTTTCTTAGTACTAGTTGGCAGCTTGCTCATGGCTTACACAGCATATAACGATTATAAATCTCATGCCCCGACGCAGACGCCCCCAGCCGCTCCCACATCAACCAGTGGTGAAAGCAGCCAAAGCTAAAGTTGCACCTACAGATATTAATTTTGTCGCCAGACAGCTAAGCACACCGCCAACACCTCGACGTTGGAAAATCTATGCTTGGTACACCCTTTTGACCGGTTTAGGTATTGGGTTACTGATGTCAATTGGTATTTTCATTTATATTTTGCTGATTCTCAAAGACTTGCCTAGTCCGGAAGAATTAGCCAATTATTCCTTAGTATCTACTACTAAAATTCTAGCAAGCGATGGGTCGCTTTTGTACGAGGCCGGGGTAGATGGAGCCAGACGCACGGTAGTGAAGTTGGACGACATATCCAAGCATATGATCAATGCCACCTTAGCAGCAGAAGATGATGAGTTTTTCACTCATCCAGGTTTTGATTGGAAGGGAATAGCACGAGCTCTCTATAAAGACGGTGTAAACGCTTTAACTGGCAGCAAAAGTCGCCAAGGGGGCTCTACTATTACTCAACAATTCGTAAAATTAGCTTTTCTCACTCCGGAAAGAACATTAAAAAGAAAGTTAAGTGAATTAATATTATCTGTAGAATTAGAACAACACTTTAGTAAAAAAGAAATCCTGGAAATGTATCTTAATAAAATATTTTATGGTTCCCAATCATACGGAGTACAAGCAGCAGCAAAAACATACTTTAACAAAGATGCTAAAAATTTAACTATTGCTGAAAGCGCTTCTTTAGCAGCCATGGCTCAATTACCTAGCTACTATTCTCCTTACAGCAATAAAGAAGCCTTACTAAAAAGACAAAAGTTTGTCTTAGAAAGAATGCATGAATTAGGACTTTTAAATGATGGTGAATTTAAAAAAGCCAGTTCAGACGAACTTACATTTGCTCCTTACAAAGCAAATATCAAAGCACCACACTTTGTATTTTATATTTTACAAGAATTAGAGAAGAATTATGGCAATGAATTACAAGGATTAAATGTATACACATCGTTGGACCCTATCTTACAAGAACATGCTGAAAAGGTGGTAAAAGAAGGTGCTTTGAAAAATGAAAAGTCTCATGGTGTTACGAATGCTGCCCTAGTATCACTCGATCCCAAAACTGGCGAAATACTAGCCATGGTAGGATCACGCTACTACTTTGATGATGCGATCGATGGCAAGGTGAATGTAGTCTTGGCAAAAAGGCAACCTGGTTCCACATTTAAACCCTTTACCTATGCTACTCTTTTTACCAAGGGTTTTGGCACAGGTACAGTACTTTATGATGTGAAAACTGATTTCGGCTCCAATTACATACCTTTCAACTATGATGGTAAATTCCGAGGACCAGTGACCGTAAGAACTGCCTTAGCAAACTCATTAAATGTACCAGCAGTTGCTGCTCAATACTTAGCAAAAGTAGAAGATACTCTCGCCCAGGTTCATAATATGGGGATAGAGTATCTGGACAAAGATGATGCCGCTCATACTGGTTTATCATTAGCTTTAGGAGTGGAAGAGATCACACCCTTAGATATGGCTAAAGCCTATAGTGTATTTGCTAATGATGGTAACCGTGTTGAAGTGGGTGCAATTACCAAGATTGCTACAGATCGTGGCCAAGTCCTGTGGGAAAGAAAAGTAGAATCAGGCAAACAAGTGCTTGAGCCTCAAGCAGCTTTTCTAGTAAATAATATTCTTTCAGATAATAATGCTCGACCTTCTGGTTGGACAAACTTATTCATTCCCAATCGCAATGTAGCGGTAAAAACCGGCACATCTATTAATATTGTTAATAATATCAAAAAGCCTAGAGACCTATGGACAGTAGGGTACACCCCCAGCATTGTAACAGCGGTGTGGGCTGGCAATAATCAAGGAGAAATTCCCAAATTGACTGCCGATGGAGTCACCAACGCAGCCAGTATTTGGAAGGCTTTTATGGTTAAAGCGCTAGAAAATAAGCCGAGCGAAAGCTTTCCCCGCCCTGAAAAGATTAAAGAAGTGGCCATAAGTATTACTTCCGGTCTTATCCCCACTAGGAATACACCATCGGACAAAATTCGCACTGAACTATTTCCTGATTATGGAGTACCGACCAAGACAGAACAAGACTACTTATCCGCTCGTGTAGATCAAGTCTCTGGCTTGTTGGCCACTGAATATTGTTCTGAGAATGTGGCTCTCTATGTATATCAAAACTTTCATAGTATTTTATATTATCAAAATCCTGAGGACCCAGCACTCAAAAGATGGGAGGATGGAGTACAAGAATGGGCAAAAGGTTATCGCACTGGTCAAGAGCAACAACAAAATACTACAGATCCTAATAATACTATTCCCATCATATACGTAGACTCACCCAGCAAAATTCCCACCACTCAATGCGAAGTAATGTCTGCTCAAGATAGCGGCATTGAGATTATTAGCCCCAGTGAAGGGGGTAAAGTGATAGTTGGTCCCAATCGAGGAACATTCTTCATCAGGGATCCTCAGTACATTAGCAAACTCACTGCTTATTTTGATGGTCAGCTCATTAATAATCAGGACTTTGCTCCTTTTGATCAGGTTGTCTTCACCATTCCTGAAAGTGCCAATGGTTCGGTACATAGCCTGCGTTTTGTCTTTACTACCACTGACAATAAACAGATTGCTATTCAAAAAGGCGTCGTGATCGGCAGCGATCCTAACCCTCCAGAAATTACTTTGTTAGAACCTCACGATCGAAGCATCTTTCATCCGGGAGAAACTATTAGCATTAGTGCTGAAGTATCCGATGACAAGGGCGTGGCAAGAGTTGAGTTTTTATTTGATGACACTGAAATCATCAAATTAGAACATGCTCCCTATAGTACAACTTTTACCATTCCCATTGATACAGCCTCAAGTCCGCATGAATTAATAATTCGGGCTTTTGATGCCGAAGAAAATGTGAGTAGAGTTAGTAAACGAATTACTGTTGACTCAGCTCCCCTCGCTACTGCACTACCTAGAGTCGAAGTAACATTATAATTACTTCTTGCTAACAGACTTTTTCTTTTTTACTACGGTCTTTTTGCTCGCTGTAGTTTTTGACTTGGTTGTAGCTTTTGCCTTAATCACCTTTTTTGCCTTCTTGACTACCTTTTTACTCTTCTCAGGCATCTCACCACCTTCGGCTGATTCGCGAATAATAACAGTAGGTTCATGCTCCACTACCACCACAGCTGGCTTCGGCAAAGAGCGATCACGGGTGGAAGTAACAGGCATATCAGCCACTTGTACCATGGTCTCCTCTGCGATCACTGGAGTTACATCTGCACCACTGGTAGAAGCAACAAAGTCCTCAATATCTATTTCCCAACCAGTCAAAATAGATGCTAAGCGCACGTTTTGACCATTTTTACCGATAGCCAAAGAGCGCTGATCCTCAGTAACATATACTTTTGCTAACTTTTCATTCTTAATTAATTCAATACTAACCACTTTAGCTGGAGCTAAAGCATTAATTAAGAATTTTACTGGATCATTTACCCATTCAATCACATCTATTCTTTCTCGTCCCAATTCATCAGTAACCGCCTGAATACGAACGCCTTTTTGACCGACACAAGCACCAACCGGATCAATTCCCTCTTCCTTTGCAGCTACTGCAAGTTTCGTACGCACTCCAGCTTCACGAGCAATTCCTTTGACCTCTACCAAACCTTCACGCACTTCTGGCACCTCTAACTCTAATAAAGCTTTAATCAAATTAGGATGATTGCGGGAGATAATGATTTGTGGCCCCTTTTCATTACG
This window harbors:
- a CDS encoding PBP1A family penicillin-binding protein, which translates into the protein MPRRRRPQPLPHQPVVKAAKAKVAPTDINFVARQLSTPPTPRRWKIYAWYTLLTGLGIGLLMSIGIFIYILLILKDLPSPEELANYSLVSTTKILASDGSLLYEAGVDGARRTVVKLDDISKHMINATLAAEDDEFFTHPGFDWKGIARALYKDGVNALTGSKSRQGGSTITQQFVKLAFLTPERTLKRKLSELILSVELEQHFSKKEILEMYLNKIFYGSQSYGVQAAAKTYFNKDAKNLTIAESASLAAMAQLPSYYSPYSNKEALLKRQKFVLERMHELGLLNDGEFKKASSDELTFAPYKANIKAPHFVFYILQELEKNYGNELQGLNVYTSLDPILQEHAEKVVKEGALKNEKSHGVTNAALVSLDPKTGEILAMVGSRYYFDDAIDGKVNVVLAKRQPGSTFKPFTYATLFTKGFGTGTVLYDVKTDFGSNYIPFNYDGKFRGPVTVRTALANSLNVPAVAAQYLAKVEDTLAQVHNMGIEYLDKDDAAHTGLSLALGVEEITPLDMAKAYSVFANDGNRVEVGAITKIATDRGQVLWERKVESGKQVLEPQAAFLVNNILSDNNARPSGWTNLFIPNRNVAVKTGTSINIVNNIKKPRDLWTVGYTPSIVTAVWAGNNQGEIPKLTADGVTNAASIWKAFMVKALENKPSESFPRPEKIKEVAISITSGLIPTRNTPSDKIRTELFPDYGVPTKTEQDYLSARVDQVSGLLATEYCSENVALYVYQNFHSILYYQNPEDPALKRWEDGVQEWAKGYRTGQEQQQNTTDPNNTIPIIYVDSPSKIPTTQCEVMSAQDSGIEIISPSEGGKVIVGPNRGTFFIRDPQYISKLTAYFDGQLINNQDFAPFDQVVFTIPESANGSVHSLRFVFTTTDNKQIAIQKGVVIGSDPNPPEITLLEPHDRSIFHPGETISISAEVSDDKGVARVEFLFDDTEIIKLEHAPYSTTFTIPIDTASSPHELIIRAFDAEENVSRVSKRITVDSAPLATALPRVEVTL
- the nusA gene encoding transcription termination/antitermination protein NusA; amino-acid sequence: MQSKFAAAIAQICDEKHIDPRVVLEAIEAALAAAYRKDYGHQDQKLRVVFDPQTGLINVYQQFDVVKEVANREFEKELADAKKIRKTAKVGESIEIEVTPKEYGRIAAQTAKQVIIQRVREAEREAIYNMYKDREGELLVAQVQRVERQGDAFIDLDKATVLLERMHQIPGERLHNGQRIKVLLEKVARNEKGPQIIISRNHPNLIKALLELEVPEVREGLVEVKGIAREAGVRTKLAVAAKEEGIDPVGACVGQKGVRIQAVTDELGRERIDVIEWVNDPVKFLINALAPAKVVSIELIKNEKLAKVYVTEDQRSLAIGKNGQNVRLASILTGWEIDIEDFVASTSGADVTPVIAEETMVQVADMPVTSTRDRSLPKPAVVVVEHEPTVIIRESAEGGEMPEKSKKVVKKAKKVIKAKATTKSKTTASKKTVVKKKKSVSKK